From a region of the Lactuca sativa cultivar Salinas chromosome 4, Lsat_Salinas_v11, whole genome shotgun sequence genome:
- the LOC128133865 gene encoding uncharacterized protein LOC128133865, whose protein sequence is MRKRWRQTEYRDHLWRCASATTILEFEHLMKEFSQYDKEACEWLKQIPPKHWARSHFSGRAVSDVLISNMCEVFNGKIEKGRDKPVIGCLEFIREYLMKRICNVMKEMKKAKGPLTPTATDILTARKTVASQYIARWNGGDKYQVTGALQDQHVVDVRNKTCTCRKWELIGIPCRHAIATLNEMSKDPEADLDIYKWVHKVYFLETWKKAYSFKVEPIKGRSMWPKSECPTKLIPPPHRTQVGRPKKKRRQSEGERLSKKQKASQGDGVNAAQEGGSQKPTNDGVQKLSRKHISVTCSKCKNKGHNSRTCKGQGGNQSKK, encoded by the exons ATGAGGAAAAGATGGAGGCAAACAGAGTACAGGGACCACTTATGGAGGTGTGCATCAGCTACCACCATTCTTGAGTTTGAACATTTGATGAAGGAGTTTAGTCAGTATGATAAGGAGGCATGTGAATGGTTGAAGCAAATTCCTCCTAAACATTGGGCAAGGAGTCATTTTTCAG GAAGAGCAGTTTCTGATGTGTTGATATCAaacatgtgtgaagtgtttaatggGAAGATAGAGAAAGGAAGGGATAAACCTGTCATTGGATGTTTAGAATTCATAAGGGAGTATCTAATGAAGAGGATATGCAATGTCATGAAGGAAATGAAAAAGGCTAAAGGTCCACTAACACCCACAGCAACAGACATCCTAACTGCAAGAAAAACAGTTGCTTCACAATACATTGCTAGGTGGAATGGGGGAGACAAGTATCAAGTCACAGGAGCTTTGCAGGATCAACATGTGGTTGATGTTAGGAACAAAACATGCACTTGCAGAAAATGGGAATTAATTGGAATTCCATGCAGACATGCAATTGCAACTCTGAATGAGATGAGTAAAGACCCAGAGGCTGACCTTGACATTTACAAATGGGTTCACAAGGTGTATTTTCTAGAGACATGGAAAAAGGCTTATTCTTTTAAGGTGGAGCCaattaagggtagatccatgTGGCCCAAAAGTGAATGTCCCACAAAGCTAATCCCTCCTCCACATCGCACTCAGGTGGGAAGGCCTAAGAAAAAGAGAAGACAAAGTGAGGGTGAAAGGTTAAGCAAAAAGCAGAAGGCAAGTCAAGGTGATGGAGTGAATGCTGCACAAGAAGGAGGTTCCCAAAAACCAACAAATGATGGAGTGCAGAAGCTATCAAGGAAGCATATCAGTGTTACTTGTAGCAAATGCAAGAACAAGGGACACAACTCTAGGACCTGTAAAGGGCAAGGTGGGAATCAATCCAAGAAGTAA